One genomic segment of Helianthus annuus cultivar XRQ/B chromosome 14, HanXRQr2.0-SUNRISE, whole genome shotgun sequence includes these proteins:
- the LOC110908305 gene encoding uncharacterized protein LOC110908305 isoform X2, which yields MELLHGSLIPRFKIRRPISVFCKRIKKQDSLLIVDLFRENFPISYTRCRTLETHWDNTQSIRHLIVPSNDDSKQPELIFNRLQLSDEEYTDMRCSFGRYIAREAILNEEYWMAAWLRAEAHWEAAAYKRHAESFKLKYADQEFKALKKRCSGQDGNLLQCFCLVAVKKEVKNMKRTVLNSIVGTMDLSIRQYLQGETYPGIKKQSCVLASKQPFDAHKYAYISNVVVAKYARRRGIAINMLGLAARIAASVGMKKLYVHVTVDNKPGQELYKKRGFEFVTSDASSNGHLLMRMEL from the exons ATGGAGTTATTACATGGAAGCTTAATCCCTCGTTTTAAAATTCGACGACCAATATCGGTTTTTTGTAAGCGGATCAAGAAACAAGATTCTCTTCTCATCGTAGATCTCTTTAG AGAAAATTTCCCAATTTCGTACACTCGATGTAGAACCCTTGAGACACATTGGGATAATACCCAAAGCATTCGGCACCTAATTGTTCCCAGTAATGATGACTCAAAGCAGCCCGAGTTGATTTTCAATCGGCTACAACTCAGTGATGAGGAATATACTGATATGCGGTGTAGCTTTGGTCGTTACATTGCTCGCGAAGCAATATTAAATGAAGAATATTGG ATGGCAGCATGGCTGCGCGCAGAAGCCCATTGGGAAGCCGCAGCTTACAAGCG GCATGCTGAGAGTTTTAAATTGAAGTATGCTGATCAG GAGTTCAAAGCTTTGAAGAAAAGATGTTCAGGACAGGATGGGAACTTGTTGCAGTGTTTCTGTCTTGTTGCT GTTAAAAAGGAAGTAAAAAATATGAAAAGAACGGTCTTAAACAGTATCGTTGGAACTATGGACTTGAGCATCCGTCAATATTTGCAAGGAGAAACATATCCTGGG ATAAAGAAGCAGTCGTGTGTTTTGGCAAGTAAACAACCTTTTGATGCGCACAAGTATGCCTACATTTCAAACGTTGTTGTGGCCAAATACGCCCGTCGTCGTGGAATTGCAATTAACATGTTAGGCCTAGCTGCTCGTATTGCTGCATCCGTTG GTATGAAGAAACTATATGTTCATGTAACCGTAGACAACAAGCCCGGCCAGGAATTGTACAAAAAGCGGGGCTTCGAG TTTGTTACAAGTGATGCATCAAGCAACGGGCATCTACTAATGCGGATGGAACTGTAA
- the LOC110906629 gene encoding protein FAR1-RELATED SEQUENCE 1-like has product MDIQMHEHRRNDHDTRYIECKPWSDFVLEKQASEIYTKTIFKDIQIEIDAAITKCMSKSLDTVGDVQYFEIKDFRQPCTSFFKVQYSKQEDGLSISCSCKRFEQFGILCRHIFYVLRYDDITEFPRRYVHRRWMRDVVSVGSNHSNIRFDEIGRNSEIDKVYREIVVANEYVVNRLVGDLDELCRYRDHIKSYIDKADEVMVAAPPPSRKERFADIGGNLEKSDSMIRVPIKIRTKGCGVQKRIKSNREIAIRKSSKIQKSCRVCGGKGHNSRTCKDKVSSNAIGSSNAM; this is encoded by the exons ATGGATATTCAAATGCATGAGCATAGGAGGAATGATCATGATACAAGGTATATTGAGTGTAAACCCTGGAGTGACTTTGTATTGGAGAAACAAGCATCAGAAATATATACCAAAACAATTTTTAAGGATATTCAGATTGAAATTGATGCTGCCATTACAAAGTGTATGTCAAAGTCTCTTGATACTGTGGGTGATGTTCAATattttgaaataaaagatttcagACAGCCATGCACATCTTTTTTCAag GTGCAATACAGCAAACAAGAAGATGGTTTAAGTATAAGTTGTTCTTGCAAACGGTTTGAACAATTTGGTATATTGTGCCGCCATATATTTTACGTATTACGGTATGATGATATAACTGAGTTTCCTAGAAGATATGTTCATAGAAGATGGATGAGAGATGTTGTTTCAGTTGGATCAAATCATTCCAATATTCGGTTTGATGAAATTGGTAGGAATAGTGAAATTgataaagtttatagagaaatcGTTGTTGCAAATGAGTATGTGGTTAATAGGCTGGTTGGCGATTTAGATGAACTGTGTCGTTACAGGGAtcatattaaaagttatattgaTAAAGCAGATGAGGTTATGGTTGCTGCGCCGCCTCCTAGTCGCAAAGAAAGATTTGCTGATATTGGAGGGAACTTAGAAAAATCAGATTCTATGATTCGTGTCCCGATCAAAATAAGGACCAAAGGATGCGGTGTACAAAAAAGGATCAAGTCTAATCGTGAGATTGCAATTCGGAAATCATCAAAGATCCAGAAATCGTGCCGTGTATGTGGTGGAAAAGGACATAACAGTCGCACATGTAAAGATAAGGTTTCTTCTAATGCTATAGGTTCTAGCAATGCAATGTAA
- the LOC110908305 gene encoding uncharacterized protein LOC110908305 isoform X1: protein MELLHGSLIPRFKIRRPISVFCKRIKKQDSLLIVDLFRENFPISYTRCRTLETHWDNTQSIRHLIVPSNDDSKQPELIFNRLQLSDEEYTDMRCSFGRYIAREAILNEEYWMAAWLRAEAHWEAAAYKRHAESFKLKYADQEFKALKKRCSGQDGNLLQCFCLVAVKKEVKNMKRTVLNSIVGTMDLSIRQYLQGETYPGEIKKQSCVLASKQPFDAHKYAYISNVVVAKYARRRGIAINMLGLAARIAASVGMKKLYVHVTVDNKPGQELYKKRGFEFVTSDASSNGHLLMRMEL from the exons ATGGAGTTATTACATGGAAGCTTAATCCCTCGTTTTAAAATTCGACGACCAATATCGGTTTTTTGTAAGCGGATCAAGAAACAAGATTCTCTTCTCATCGTAGATCTCTTTAG AGAAAATTTCCCAATTTCGTACACTCGATGTAGAACCCTTGAGACACATTGGGATAATACCCAAAGCATTCGGCACCTAATTGTTCCCAGTAATGATGACTCAAAGCAGCCCGAGTTGATTTTCAATCGGCTACAACTCAGTGATGAGGAATATACTGATATGCGGTGTAGCTTTGGTCGTTACATTGCTCGCGAAGCAATATTAAATGAAGAATATTGG ATGGCAGCATGGCTGCGCGCAGAAGCCCATTGGGAAGCCGCAGCTTACAAGCG GCATGCTGAGAGTTTTAAATTGAAGTATGCTGATCAG GAGTTCAAAGCTTTGAAGAAAAGATGTTCAGGACAGGATGGGAACTTGTTGCAGTGTTTCTGTCTTGTTGCT GTTAAAAAGGAAGTAAAAAATATGAAAAGAACGGTCTTAAACAGTATCGTTGGAACTATGGACTTGAGCATCCGTCAATATTTGCAAGGAGAAACATATCCTGGG GAGATAAAGAAGCAGTCGTGTGTTTTGGCAAGTAAACAACCTTTTGATGCGCACAAGTATGCCTACATTTCAAACGTTGTTGTGGCCAAATACGCCCGTCGTCGTGGAATTGCAATTAACATGTTAGGCCTAGCTGCTCGTATTGCTGCATCCGTTG GTATGAAGAAACTATATGTTCATGTAACCGTAGACAACAAGCCCGGCCAGGAATTGTACAAAAAGCGGGGCTTCGAG TTTGTTACAAGTGATGCATCAAGCAACGGGCATCTACTAATGCGGATGGAACTGTAA